In Flavobacterium sp. CBA20B-1, one DNA window encodes the following:
- a CDS encoding helix-turn-helix domain-containing protein codes for MEQIQFIQTTPEQLQEQINKGVKSQLEDFLKHFKPQQPNDYLTRQEVAELFKVDLSTVHNWCKSGKLKPYGIGARVYFLRADIDNCLTPLND; via the coding sequence ATGGAACAAATACAATTTATCCAAACTACACCCGAACAACTGCAAGAGCAGATTAACAAGGGTGTTAAAAGTCAGTTAGAGGACTTTTTAAAACACTTCAAACCGCAACAACCAAACGACTACCTAACACGCCAGGAGGTTGCAGAACTTTTTAAAGTAGATTTATCAACCGTTCACAACTGGTGCAAATCGGGTAAACTAAAACCGTACGGAATTGGTGCAAGGGTGTATTTTTTACGTGCCGATATAGATAATTGTTTAACACCTTTAAACGATTAG
- a CDS encoding tyrosine-type recombinase/integrase has translation MASIKYFIRGKTESLQIYISFTAGRTIKLQKKTGFVVNTKDWSDKTNLPKQTTAENKNLISKLNKLENYIFDRYNEDLTQSVLIDADWLDDCINKCFNRVEKTDNSIFVNYIQYIIDNANTREVRNNKIGLSPNTLKNYKLFKNLINNYQKHIKKQIQFKELNKTFTDKFKNWLLKDKGYSVNYAGRQFEMIKTVCIDAQKNDVEVTPHSTKLKSFKESEDDKHIQTLSFDELEQIQNTEMPTPILNEVKKWILIGCYIGQRGSDLLSLTTDNLRINAKGVYVDIIQQKTKKHVTIGVVKDYVVDILTNDFPKPISHQRFNKYISKVCEIAKINQKIKGYKFNNKTNRREFATFPKYELITSHCFRRSFATNFYKMMPTAVLIGITGHTTEQMFLKYINQRADKDANADLFMQFFEQMNQKQEPTMKVIKKVSNQ, from the coding sequence ATGGCATCTATTAAGTACTTTATTCGAGGCAAAACCGAAAGTTTACAAATCTACATTAGTTTTACAGCAGGCAGAACAATAAAACTGCAAAAGAAAACGGGTTTCGTGGTTAACACGAAAGACTGGAGCGACAAAACAAACCTACCTAAACAAACCACAGCAGAAAATAAAAACCTTATTTCTAAACTTAATAAGTTAGAAAACTACATTTTTGACCGTTACAACGAAGATTTAACACAAAGTGTACTAATTGATGCCGATTGGTTAGATGATTGCATAAACAAATGTTTTAACCGTGTTGAGAAAACCGATAATTCTATTTTTGTTAATTACATTCAATACATTATTGATAACGCTAACACAAGAGAAGTACGAAATAACAAGATTGGTTTAAGTCCTAACACTTTAAAAAACTACAAACTATTTAAAAATCTTATTAACAATTATCAAAAACACATTAAGAAACAAATACAATTTAAAGAATTAAACAAGACGTTTACAGACAAGTTTAAAAACTGGTTACTTAAAGATAAAGGTTATTCGGTTAATTATGCAGGGCGACAATTTGAAATGATTAAAACCGTTTGTATTGATGCCCAAAAAAACGATGTTGAGGTAACACCACATTCAACAAAACTAAAATCGTTTAAAGAGTCCGAAGATGATAAACACATACAAACATTGTCTTTTGATGAATTGGAACAAATACAAAATACCGAAATGCCTACGCCAATATTAAACGAAGTAAAAAAATGGATTTTGATCGGTTGTTACATTGGGCAACGTGGTAGCGATTTATTAAGTTTAACAACCGATAATTTACGAATTAACGCAAAAGGCGTATATGTAGATATAATTCAACAGAAAACAAAAAAGCACGTTACAATTGGCGTTGTAAAAGATTATGTTGTAGATATTCTTACAAATGATTTTCCTAAACCAATATCGCACCAACGTTTTAATAAATACATATCAAAGGTTTGTGAGATTGCCAAAATTAACCAAAAGATTAAAGGTTACAAATTCAACAACAAAACAAACAGACGAGAGTTTGCAACTTTTCCGAAATATGAATTAATAACCTCGCATTGTTTCAGGCGTTCGTTTGCAACCAATTTTTACAAGATGATGCCAACAGCCGTACTAATTGGAATTACTGGGCACACCACAGAACAAATGTTTTTAAAGTACATTAATCAAAGAGCCGATAAAGATGCCAATGCCGATTTATTTATGCAGTTCTTTGAACAGATGAACCAAAAACAAGAGCCGACAATGAAAGTAATAAAAAAAGTAAGTAACCAATAA
- a CDS encoding OmpA family protein: MRLFLLLFCIITFKGFAQQKQSFYFNYNENEFSLTEKQKIDDWIKLYPNLTVLKVEGFCDWVGNNQYNNELSDKRIQTVLNYLKGKVTIDKAISTKSFGKQFKQNETQDLNRRVDVFFTYAIDEDEKEKKLDKRLDAAKAGEKIKLKNLNFNGGTAVFKSHSYPVLKELLQIMRSNPNLKIEIQGHICCYTESDENDISAKRALAVYKYLIKGGIDKKRLKYKSFGGSQPIYAIPEQNEEEREANRRVEILIIEK, from the coding sequence ATGCGTTTATTTCTATTGTTATTTTGCATCATAACATTCAAAGGGTTTGCTCAACAAAAGCAAAGTTTCTATTTTAATTATAACGAAAATGAATTCTCTCTAACTGAAAAACAAAAAATTGATGACTGGATAAAACTTTATCCTAATCTAACTGTTTTAAAGGTTGAAGGTTTTTGTGATTGGGTAGGAAATAATCAGTACAATAACGAACTTTCAGACAAAAGAATTCAAACTGTGTTAAACTATTTAAAAGGCAAGGTTACAATTGATAAGGCAATTAGTACAAAATCTTTTGGAAAGCAATTTAAGCAAAATGAAACCCAAGATTTGAACAGAAGGGTAGATGTTTTCTTTACTTATGCAATAGATGAAGATGAAAAGGAAAAAAAATTGGATAAAAGACTAGATGCTGCTAAAGCGGGTGAAAAAATAAAATTAAAAAACCTGAATTTTAATGGTGGAACAGCAGTTTTTAAATCTCATTCATATCCTGTTTTAAAAGAATTGCTACAAATAATGAGATCAAATCCGAATTTGAAGATTGAAATTCAAGGGCATATTTGCTGCTATACTGAATCGGATGAGAATGATATTTCAGCAAAAAGAGCTTTGGCTGTTTATAAATACCTTATTAAAGGCGGAATTGATAAAAAGCGATTAAAGTATAAAAGTTTTGGGGGATCACAACCTATTTATGCTATTCCCGAGCAAAACGAAGAAGAACGAGAGGCTAATCGAAGAGTTGAAATTTTAATAATAGAAAAATAA
- a CDS encoding Fic family protein, translating to MKNELIQLDELKNELNHLRNQQGEKVTKAFDIEYTYESNKIEGNTLTLQETALVIEKGLTIGGKTLNEHLEAINHAHAIEFIKELAKDKNNITERDILQIHRLILQGINNENAGKYRNVQVLISGAKHVPPQPYLVQKEMESLFIWYNENKNHLHPVVLSAEMHERLVTIHPFIDGNGRTSRLLMNLILLQNGFPIAILKGDADNRLKYYNALETAQINNNKQPFVNFIIENIKDTMQRIITVVK from the coding sequence ATGAAAAACGAATTAATACAATTAGACGAATTAAAAAACGAACTGAACCATTTACGCAACCAACAGGGCGAAAAAGTTACAAAGGCGTTTGATATAGAATATACTTACGAAAGTAATAAAATAGAGGGCAATACATTAACCTTACAAGAAACAGCGTTAGTAATTGAAAAAGGTTTAACCATTGGCGGTAAAACATTAAACGAACATTTAGAGGCAATAAACCACGCCCACGCAATAGAGTTTATTAAAGAACTGGCAAAAGATAAAAATAACATTACCGAACGTGATATATTGCAAATACACCGTTTAATATTGCAAGGTATTAATAACGAAAATGCAGGAAAGTATCGCAATGTGCAGGTACTTATTTCGGGTGCAAAACACGTACCGCCACAGCCTTATTTAGTACAGAAAGAAATGGAAAGTTTATTTATTTGGTACAACGAAAACAAAAACCACTTACACCCAGTTGTATTAAGTGCTGAAATGCACGAACGTTTAGTAACAATACACCCATTTATAGACGGTAACGGTAGAACTTCACGGCTGTTAATGAACTTGATTTTATTACAAAATGGTTTCCCTATTGCTATTTTAAAAGGCGATGCAGATAACCGTTTAAAATACTACAACGCATTAGAAACAGCACAAATAAACAACAATAAACAACCTTTTGTAAACTTTATCATTGAGAATATAAAAGATACTATGCAACGAATTATTACGGTGGTTAAATAA
- a CDS encoding AsmA-like C-terminal region-containing protein, whose amino-acid sequence MNAKIKKGLIYTGIALVAVAGLLLIAPLLFKKQIEQAVKDAAKEFVVTPVNFTDLNVSFFTNFPHLSVSLQQLSIQAPPAFGTMQTVESNSVDLGIDVLSLFSDQIKFTKLYVNEGKMNVVTDSLGNFSFAIFKSSEEPSTDSSFSLALNKIQVKNTDVLYQDNPSKIKIQTKITNINGDVQVTDKYIHLETETDIKSLFFQLDKSVLVDHKPLKGAINTKVQLNPMIVEFKENQLQLAQLPLNVLGKIAVLEKGIDFDLNVQSNQASLENLFSLVPQEYQKWYDGMVFKGTSNIHLLFQGLMQEGVSKPNLNIKLDIANGSIAAKQFQNVPVENLHTKTELNLPQLNPDSLAINVSNFTFNIDKGFAKGKALYRFPMYVDASVNADLNVSQLWQTLAVSGMQLKGDVVLNATAKGNYTTKNSTNKQGVATSEIIEIPAFNIQANWQKGYFQWTEMPLAINNLSFDLEAENTSGNYKHTKVFIQNLMAQAASNFVKGTLKIDNLIDYTTDTDLQAVVNLADIKKIFPIKEVDFGGELKINTKAKGSFNLEQNKIPVTQSIVKMKNGYLRYNSLPDLPLEKVNVETHISSPSGSLNDLRVNVLPISFVLADEPFKIDANLFNFNNLTFDLGTKGKLNLGNLYKVCAIDGLSVAGELETDVKLKGKGTANDPSSLNNRGFVLLKDIHIKSEYFPHDFVFTEGVFKFYKKQMKLENIKMNYAKQTFVLNGDLENYINYFLTPNATLKGKLTVSSQFVDVNSFMLPANPNASKTKAATNTTGGSVILVPDKIDFELTANAQKVKFNDLQLDDLSGVLKVYDQKLALQEAKFGLIDTQFLLNGTYQPINSQSALFDFAIDAQQFDIQKAYKQLNLFREMAPAAANASGQVSLKYQLKGVLNKEMYPDMKSIKGSGDLILENIQFKGFKLFNAVAKETNTDALRDANVKNVVVKTSIANNVMTIERTKFKIAGFRPRVEGKVTLDGKMNLGMCLGLPPFGIIGIPITVNGTSDDLNIKLGKYKEENLTEDDEDYEAYKKSIDTLNQQ is encoded by the coding sequence ATGAACGCAAAGATAAAAAAAGGGCTTATATATACCGGTATTGCTTTGGTAGCAGTGGCTGGTTTACTGTTGATTGCACCGCTGTTGTTCAAAAAGCAGATTGAACAAGCCGTGAAAGACGCTGCAAAAGAATTCGTGGTTACTCCTGTGAATTTTACCGATTTAAACGTATCGTTTTTTACCAATTTTCCGCATTTAAGTGTGTCTTTGCAGCAGTTAAGCATTCAGGCACCACCTGCTTTCGGTACTATGCAAACGGTAGAAAGCAATTCGGTTGATTTGGGAATTGATGTGCTTAGCTTGTTTTCTGACCAAATTAAATTCACAAAATTGTATGTGAATGAGGGAAAAATGAATGTAGTAACCGACAGTTTAGGCAATTTTTCGTTTGCTATTTTTAAATCTTCTGAAGAACCTTCCACTGATAGTTCTTTTTCTTTGGCATTGAACAAAATTCAGGTTAAAAACACCGATGTTTTGTATCAAGACAATCCATCGAAAATAAAAATTCAAACCAAGATTACCAATATTAATGGCGATGTTCAGGTAACCGACAAATACATTCATTTGGAAACCGAAACCGATATTAAATCGCTTTTTTTTCAATTGGATAAAAGTGTTTTGGTAGATCATAAACCTTTGAAAGGTGCTATAAATACCAAAGTACAACTCAATCCAATGATTGTTGAATTTAAAGAAAACCAGCTGCAGTTGGCGCAGTTGCCATTAAATGTGTTGGGGAAAATAGCGGTTCTTGAAAAAGGAATCGATTTTGATTTAAACGTGCAATCAAATCAAGCATCGTTAGAAAATTTGTTTTCGCTTGTTCCGCAAGAATATCAAAAATGGTATGATGGAATGGTGTTTAAAGGCACATCAAACATTCATTTATTATTCCAAGGATTGATGCAAGAAGGCGTTTCAAAGCCCAATTTAAACATTAAGCTCGATATTGCCAACGGATCAATCGCTGCCAAACAGTTTCAAAACGTTCCGGTTGAAAATTTGCATACAAAAACCGAACTGAACCTGCCGCAATTAAATCCAGATTCCTTGGCAATTAATGTGTCTAACTTTACTTTTAATATAGATAAAGGTTTTGCAAAAGGCAAGGCTTTATACCGTTTTCCGATGTATGTGGATGCATCTGTAAACGCAGATTTGAATGTGTCGCAACTTTGGCAAACACTTGCTGTTTCGGGCATGCAGTTGAAAGGAGATGTGGTATTGAATGCAACAGCAAAAGGAAATTACACCACCAAAAACAGTACCAACAAACAAGGTGTTGCAACTTCAGAAATCATTGAAATACCAGCGTTTAACATTCAGGCAAATTGGCAAAAAGGCTATTTTCAATGGACAGAGATGCCTTTGGCAATCAATAATTTGAGTTTTGATTTAGAGGCTGAAAATACCAGCGGAAACTATAAGCATACCAAAGTTTTTATACAGAATTTAATGGCACAAGCAGCATCGAATTTTGTAAAAGGTACTTTGAAAATAGACAATTTAATTGATTATACGACCGATACCGATTTGCAGGCAGTTGTGAATTTGGCCGATATAAAAAAGATTTTTCCGATAAAAGAAGTCGATTTTGGTGGCGAACTAAAGATTAACACCAAAGCAAAGGGAAGTTTTAATTTAGAACAAAACAAAATTCCGGTAACTCAATCCATTGTAAAAATGAAAAACGGTTATTTGAGATACAACAGTTTGCCCGATTTGCCTTTGGAAAAAGTAAATGTAGAAACGCATATTTCATCGCCAAGTGGTTCGTTGAATGATTTGCGTGTAAACGTGTTGCCTATCTCGTTTGTTTTGGCAGATGAGCCTTTTAAAATCGATGCCAATTTGTTCAATTTCAACAATCTTACTTTCGATTTGGGTACAAAAGGAAAATTAAATTTGGGCAATTTATACAAGGTTTGTGCAATTGATGGATTAAGCGTTGCCGGAGAATTGGAAACCGATGTGAAGCTGAAAGGAAAAGGCACTGCAAACGATCCTTCATCATTGAATAATCGCGGTTTTGTGCTGTTGAAAGATATTCACATTAAATCGGAATATTTTCCACATGATTTTGTGTTTACCGAAGGTGTTTTTAAGTTTTATAAAAAGCAAATGAAACTAGAAAATATCAAAATGAATTATGCCAAGCAAACCTTTGTTTTAAATGGTGATTTAGAAAATTATATCAATTATTTTTTAACTCCGAATGCTACTTTAAAAGGAAAATTGACCGTTAGTTCGCAGTTTGTCGATGTAAATTCGTTTATGTTGCCAGCAAATCCAAACGCATCAAAAACAAAAGCTGCAACAAATACTACTGGTGGAAGCGTGATTTTAGTTCCCGATAAAATCGATTTTGAGCTTACCGCAAATGCCCAAAAAGTAAAATTCAACGATTTGCAATTAGATGATTTAAGCGGTGTTTTAAAAGTTTATGATCAAAAATTGGCATTGCAAGAAGCAAAATTTGGTTTAATTGATACGCAGTTTTTGTTAAACGGAACATATCAACCTATTAACAGTCAAAGTGCCTTGTTTGATTTCGCGATCGATGCTCAGCAATTTGATATTCAAAAAGCATATAAACAGTTGAATTTATTCAGAGAAATGGCTCCGGCAGCTGCAAATGCTTCAGGACAGGTTTCGTTGAAATACCAGCTAAAAGGCGTTTTGAACAAAGAAATGTATCCAGATATGAAATCGATAAAAGGTTCGGGCGATTTAATTTTAGAGAATATTCAGTTTAAAGGTTTTAAGTTGTTTAATGCCGTGGCAAAAGAAACCAATACCGATGCTTTGCGCGATGCCAATGTGAAAAATGTGGTGGTGAAAACATCCATTGCCAATAATGTGATGACCATTGAACGAACCAAATTCAAGATTGCAGGCTTTCGTCCGCGAGTAGAAGGCAAGGTTACATTAGACGGAAAAATGAATTTGGGCATGTGTTTGGGCTTGCCGCCTTTTGGAATTATTGGCATTCCAATTACGGTAAACGGCACAAGTGATGATTTAAACATAAAATTGGGCAAATACAAAGAAGAAAATCTAACCGAAGACGACGAAGATTACGAAGCGTATAAAAAATCAATCGACACATTAAATCAACAATAA